Genomic DNA from Theobroma cacao cultivar B97-61/B2 chromosome 3, Criollo_cocoa_genome_V2, whole genome shotgun sequence:
CATGTATACAAATAAAGGTACTGCATTCCTTGCCTTCATTGAATAATTTCCGATCTCCTAGAAAGCAGTAACTCTACAGCCAGTTTATATAGATTACCCAATGAAACCAATTTTGTTGCTTGCGGGGAAAACAATGGTTTGTTTCCATGGTGCACTTTGACAATTCAGACAAATAGAGGGCGTGTCGCTGTGAATTCCTTCCCAACCTtcctcaccaagagaaatctATGCTATTGTTCTACGATTAGTAGTATTAACTTTTACTTGTAGAAAAGTCTATGCTAGTTCATATCATGGTCTGAAGTGATCTTAATaatgtataaaaaatttagagtTATGACTTAGATTCTGGACAACATCTTTGTTTCCTATAGTTGTAATTTATGTTTGGCAGTTGATATCAGAAGATCCCTACATCTAAGGTTAGGATTGCCATTTGATCGTCCTCTCATAAGAATTGCCAATGCCCTGGATTTGTCAACAAAAGACCGTTCAAGCAACAGCTCAACTAGAAagggtaattttttaaataaaatatgctATAGAAATTTAGGCAGTGGCAAGGCATTTGTTTAtaccttccttttctttctttatgtTTCTGCTGTGCATTAACTTTGGCAGCTTATGTTTTTGGTAAAATCAGGTTCTTCTTTGCTTAAAGATGTACATATCGGGATCCCAAGCGGTGGGGGTTAGTGGCTATAATCTCCTTTGTTCTGTTTTAACCTTTTCTCCTCTCTTCCTCATGGTTACTTTTTTCCtgtagaaagaaaatgaatttctcaattttttgtGCAGTCTCTGGAGGCAGTGTCTCTCTAGTTCAAGGTTCTTATGAGTACTATCATTATCTTCAAGATGGCTTTGATGATTCAGTATGGGactttcttcttgtttttggtatcttttatgattttcttgcATACAGTTTCAACAAGTTGCTGTTCTGATATGATCATTATGCATCTGAGTCTGTTATCTTTAGAGATCCATGCTATTAGATTGTGTTCAACATTGTATGATATGCATATCAAGAAGTATAATTCTTAAGGCACAAGGTCACACATGGTTGTGAAAGCAGAAAGATTCTTTGTTTGATGGTCTCTAGATTTGCTAGTGTCATCAAAAAGTTGTGAAGCAGTTTTTCTGGTCAAAAGACCTGTTTCACCACAATGAAGTTCATTCTTATCTGCCTAATCTTGCATTACTTTTGCATATTTTATTCCTCGATGCGTCTTCTTGTCTCTTACTATTCCTTGAAGATTGTTTGGATTTTGGTGATGATCATCATTTGTTCTTATGGTTCTCCAACTAATTTATCCAGTTCACTTTCTAGGGCTGGGGTTGTGCTTACCGCTCTCTGCAGACTATCATTTCATGGTTCAGACTCCAACATTATTCATCTATAGATGTTCCTTCACACAGGTATGGAAAGTGGTAGCAGGCTGAGGTTTGGGAAGCTTTCATCActgtttccttttcattttctttctggtAGTTCCATATacactttttgacttttagcTCAACAACATCTGCCTGTTAAAATCTGTGATTGTGTTTCATAACTGATTATGGATAAGTTTGGTCTGTTACTCTTTGCTTAAGGATACCGTTGCATGAATACACCCCTTGCTTATACTTTTGAGTGCTGATGTGATATGATTCTTTTACTGATTAATATAACTCCTTTATTTAGGGAAATACAACAGTCACTTGTAGATATTGGTGACAAGGATCCTTCTTTCATTGGGTCACGTGAATGGATTGGTGCAATTGAGTTGAGCTTTGTTTTGGATAAACTTCTAGGTGTAAGTGTACTGTTTTATTTCAGaaaattattgttaattaAGAATGTTAGGATACTTCATTAACATTGAATATGCAAATGAGGCTAAATATATAGTGGAATCATGTTCAGACCTTGTTAATTGTGCTTTTGTTGATGAAGTGTAAATCTGcactattttattcatatgttTAGAATGGTTCTATATTTAACAGGTCAGTTGCAAAGTCATAAATGTTAGGTCTGGATCTGAGCTTCCTGAAAAATGTCGAGAGCTGGCAATGCAttttgaaaatcaaggaaCACCAATTATGATAGGTAATTAGTGAGAATaccattttttaaaaatttatttccatttaCTTGAGGCTTTTCTCTGGCGAAGATGATGTTTCTTGCCGTAGTATCATCATGCCCAGCAGTCTGTACACTCACTTGCTACACTATGATTAGGATGTTGTTATCTATCAGGAAACTAACGTGGTTTTATGGATGCAGGTGGTGGTGTTCTTGCATATACCCTTCTGGGAGTTGATTACAATGAAGCTACTGGAGACTGTGCATTTCTTATACTAGATCCCCACTATACAGGAACTGATGATCCTAAGAAAATCGTCAACGGTGGATGGTGTGGATGGaaaaaatctattgatagCAAGGGAAAGAGTTTCTTTTTGCATGATAAGTTCTACAATCTTCTGCTTCCACAAAGGCCTAACATGGTTTAGTTTGGTGCTATATTAGTTTAAGCAAAGGAAGTGATTGTGAGTTAGCTTTGAGATGGGTAGGTTAAAGCTCTATAACGACATGCGAAACAACCATAAATTTAGTTTCAGAGAATCGGAATGAAGTAACTACCCACGGTCGATACTTTTAAGTTTGTACGCTTAAGTTGAAATTGTGCATTGTCGATCATATGACTTTTATGTTGGATCCTTGTTCTTCATCTATGGCTTCTTGGGTTTTTAATGAGGTGATGCCTTTCTTCACTTGATTAATGAATTGAGACAGCTGAATACAACTGCAACTTGTTGGTTCTCATTGATTCTTACAGCTGATTAAACATACAGTTTCTGGTAGGCAGGTACCAGCCATAATTTCTCCAAAGTAGGTAGTCTCTCACTCACAGACATAGCTGAGAGGGCAAATCACTACTAAATTCAGGGCATGTTTGGTTCACTAGAATGGTCATTATGTTCCAGGGGTGATTGACCAGCCCAATGTTTGGTATAGTTTTGAGCCAAGGAATGCTTATTCCCAAGAATATGCATGCTTTTTGCGCCCAAAATAATTAACACCGACTTGCTTTTGGtataagggaaaaaaatttacacaattactctctctctctctctctctactaAGNtactctctctctctctctctctctaaagctTCACGAGAAGCTATAGattaaaggaaaggaaagaaacgaaaaaaaaaatgaaaaagaaatcaaaataataatgatatggaagtttttataatatattattaatatattaaataaaaaatacatataattcaaattatttaagattCAAATTTTAGAAATGCTCCAATTATCcaagattcaaattttattaattggatacaaaattctcttaatctattacaattttaataatgacatattaaattataatttaatgataacaTATTACCAAAAAATAAtgacttttaaattttttttaaaaaaaaattattaaattataataaagagtattttattttttatcattttattatttaattattctaaaaatctattttttaatcaaatattaatataatatcaaaataataatttatgtttatataACATATTACATtgcataataattattctattttttttttctattccaTTTCATTTGGTGAGTCAAAGACTTTGGAAGAGTCCATCTGCCTTGCTCAGATTCAAAATCATCCAGGCCCGTCTGGCAAATAGGTCCACGCTGCGTATTTTTAGGGGTCATGCTTGGCCCATAGGGCCCTAGGGATGGATCACAATCTCAAAACATAAAACGAACGGCTCAATGCCGTTTTCTTCTCAACCATCTAAACGCTGCGTTTTGCTAGGCCAGAGCTGGAGGGCGCGACTTCTTCTAGCAGGAGAAGCACGTCACTAAGCTGGGCTCAGACACTGAGCTGAAATATCTAAGCGTAAAACCATGTCCCTGACTCAGCAAACATTGAGTTCTTCAAACCCCTTCATCTTTCACACTCACTTCTTAAACAATCATCCTTCAAAACCTCCTCTCTTTCTATCCACCTCAAAATCCTTTCcttcattttcaatttctgCAACTCCTCCTCCTCCTACTCCTCACTCTTCCTCCCCTATATTCCTTCCTTTCCTTCAGGAACCCCAACAACAGGAACTGGAAACAGAGAACCCAAAATCCCAAGAActtggaaaagaagaagacgACGTCAAAGACCCAATTATCAGATTCTTCAAGTCACGCCCCTCAACCCCTGACCCACCACGCCAAGGCAAATTCTCCCTCCAAAAGAACCGCCGCTCTTCATGGCACCTTGCGCCGGATATTCGATCCTTACCTGACCCCGAATCTGACTCCGACCCTGAGCCTGATGGAGAAAACATATTCTCAGAAGCAAAACAGCATTTAGATTCCACGCCTGAAGACTCCACCGAACTACCTGTAGGCATTGTGGGAGATATTGTACGAATTGCGAAGAACTTACCGGAGAATTCAACATTGGGGGAGTTGTTGGGAGGTTATCAAGGGAAGGTGAGTCAAAAAGAGTGCTTGGAAGTGTTGGTTTTGATGGGAAAGGAAGGTCTTGTTTTGGGGTGCTTGTATTTTTTTGAATGGATGGGGTTGCAGGAGCCCTTACTTGTTACGCCACGAGCTTGTTCGGTTCTGTTTCCGGTTTTGGGGAGGGCGGGCATGGGTGATAAATTGATGGTTTTGTTTAGGAATTTGCCGCAAAGTAGGGTGTTCAGAGATGTTCATGTTTACAATGCTACCATTTCGGGGCTTTTGTGCTCTAAAAGGTAAGTTTTGGGAGGTTTCATTTCACTGAACATAAATATGTTTGCTTGGTGATAACAGTTCTTTACTATTTATTAAACCGGTAGGAGTAGCCTTTGCTTATTTCTTTACAATTTATATAGGTATGATGATGCTTGGAAAGTGTATGAGGCAATGGAAGCAAATAATGTTCAACCTGATCATGTTACATGCTCTATAATGATTACAATTATGAGGAAAACAGGGCGTAGTGCAAAAGATGCATGGGAATTCTTTGAGCGAATGAACAGAAAGGGAGTCAAATGGAGTCCTGAAGTTTTGGGGGCGATAATAAAGTCCTTCTGTGATGAAGGGCTGAAGCATGAAGCCCTTATTATCCAATCAGAAATGGAGAAGAAAGGGGTTCCTTCAAATGCCATAGTGTACAACACGTTGATGGATGCTTATAGTAAATCAAACCAAATTGAGGAAGTGGAAGGCCTCTTTGCTGAGATGAAAGCAAAAGGCCTCGTGCCCACATCTGCTACCTTCAACATACTAATGGATGCTTACAGCCGAAGAATGCAGCCGGAGATTGTTGAGAATCTGTTGCTTGAAATGCAGGATATGGGCTTGAAGCCAGATGCCAAATCATATACCTGCCTGATTAGTGCTTATGGGAGGCAGAAAAAGATGAGTGACAAGGCTGCAGATGCATTCTTGAGGATGAAAAAAGTTGGTGTGAAACCCACTTCACATTCTTATACATCTCTTATCCATGCTTATTCCATCAGTGGTTGGCATGAGAAAGCTTATACTGCATTTGAGAACATGCTGAGAGAAGGACTTAAGCTCTCCATTGAAACATACACTACTTTATTGGATGCATTTAGACGTGCAGGTGATACTCAAATATTGATGAAGATTTGGAAGTTGATGATCAGTGAAAAAGTTGAAGGCACACGGGTTACCTTTAACATTCTTCTCGATGGGTTTGCTAAACAAGGTCAGTACATAGAAGCAAGGGATGTCATTTCTGAATTTGGGAAAATTGGCTTGCAACCAACACTGATGACATATAATATGCTGATGAATGCGTATGCACGTGGAGGGCAACACCAAAAATTGCCACAACTGTTGAAAGAGATGGCAGCTCTTAATCTAAAACCTGATTCTGTCACTTATTCAACCATGATCTATGCTTTTGTTCGGGTTCGTGACTTTAAGAGGGCATTCTATTATCACAAGCAGATGGTAAAAAGTGGGCAAGTTCCGGATGTCAAGTCCTATGAAAAGCTTAGGGCCATATTGGATGTAAAAGCTgcaaaaaagaacaagaaggACAGGAGTGCTATACTTGGTATAATTAATAGCAAAATGGGAATGGTGAAAGCAAAGAGGAAGACAAAGAAAGATGAATTAtggaagaacaagaaaaggCATCATAAAACTCCTGATGTTGCTCATGGTGGACGGCAATGATGTCAGTTCTGCATTGTATGACAGGTTTGAAAAGTTTTGACACTGCATGAGATGTGGTATTCAGATGGCAATGATCAAGTGTTAACACTCAGATGGTTTGTGATGAAAGGTGTCAACTTTTGCTCTGATCCTTTACCCAACAGACATGATCTCATCACTCAGTTACCAGTAAGCATATTCTTTTGTAACGTAAGCCTTCAAATCATTGCTCTGATCCTTTAACCAACTAGTAGGTTGGCTACAGCTTATATGTGAATGTGATCTGGTGTCAACTCAACACTAGGAGGTAATTGTcttaattcaaacttaatttgcATGAATATTCTTTGTTTGTCAATAGAATTGATTGTttggttttgttcttcttgaGCATGAAAATGCCACTAGTAAAAGAAGTTAgctttgataaaaaaaaaaatgtaaaagaagCTAGCTTAGGTCTATTAGAGCTGGTAGGTCAGTGTTTTATGCACCTTCTGGATGCCCATTTCCACTTTAGTCTAGGTAACCTGCCAATTATTCCTCATTCCTTGACCTTTGTCCATACAAGCTAACTGAGTCATATAGTTGAGAAAAGCCCtttatagaaagaaaaaattcatGGTTATTAGGAGGAAAAAAACATACTATTTTATACAGAACACAGTCAGTGAGATGGAAAAATGGcaattaagtaaaaataaagtaCAAAAAGAATGAGTTTTTAAGAATATAGTTAGATCAAATAGACCAGAAAGTTATCACCCATGATTCAGTTATTTATGGCAAAGATTATAGAACATGCTAGTATATGAAGTTGATCCATCATAGGCAGTACAAGGATATCGGTTGAATCAGTGTTGTGGTTCAGGTTCCCATAGCATATCTGTTGAAGCAATAAGGATTCTGTcctattaataaaaaaatcgaAAGAGTGAATGCAGGAGAAATTTGTGCCATGCACTTATAACGTAATTCATAGTatgctttattttttcaatttttttttttgctatcTAACGCTGGTTTATTGGTACATGATATTGAAGCATGTTAATTTCAGGAATCTTGGTGGATGTCGTATAGCCACAACTAATTGAAAAACATCCCAATATTTGGTAATTGGTCCAAATGTTGGGCTACAAAAATCAGTGGGTAATCTTCTGCCCTTCAAACTTCTAGTGAAGGAGGGATTCAGTTGTGTATATTTGATATGATACGATAAGGCAAAGAATTTTTAGCAGATGCCTCGAGGAAAAGTCATGGCCTGTAGTGTTATCTGTCATCTAGCAACTGGGATTCAGGTGCACTGGACCTCCCAAGAATTTCAGCCATAGATTTTTGAATGTGGATGATACGTAGCTTCAACTTTGAAGATATTTCATCTCCTCAATACCTGTAGCACTCTAGGTGAGGCTGTGGGAGTAAATGAACTACCTTTAGCTCAGCCTCTTTTACGGTATTATCTTTTCCTAGGGTAGCTTTTGCAAATCCTTTCTAAACAGCAGCATCAGGTGGTGTAGGATTCCCCAGACCGTAAAATCTTAGTGTTGTTTTTGTAatttcctttgttttctttctttaagcTCATTgcaccaaacaaaaaaaaaaagaaaagaaaagcattaTTGTAGCTTGAGAAGGGCAACTTACAAGCAATCCTTTCATCTGTATCTTGTACCCACCATCGTAGTTTCCCTGGTTTTGTAGCAAATTTTTAATGGCTCCGAGCCATTGACATATCAATAGAAATGGGGAGCATGTCCTCCTAAAGCTTAAAGGTGTGGAAGGCATCACTCATTTTCTTTGGAAGAGTTACAAGGGTCCACACTACTTCCCTATTACAAGTTTTCTCTATTgctttttatataaaaaataaaaatttaattagctAGAAATTTTCATTTAGTGCTCAGTTGTTCAACCAAAATTTGGATAAGAGTATATGAATTCATTATGGCTTCATTGAATATCCTGTCCATCTTTTCCATCTTTTCTTATTCGATGCTTTTtaaaatctaatactattaTTCTCCACAAACCTTTTTCTAATCCTTACATTATCTTATTGCGTCTGTGTTTGAAATATCAACCGAATCTATTATCTTCAAGCCGCCCTTTGTTATTCATGTTTTGTCTTGTCCCtttcttattgtttttcaCAAGCCCCTTTTTGGCTTAGACTGATCATCACGTAATACTACAGATAATTACATGTACGAGTCGGTGTCACTTGTCCgtactaaaaaaatataaggcTTTGGCTTAAGCTTTGATTAGATCTAGCTTGAgtagaatttaaaatttttttttatatggtaATGCGATACATACACAATATCTACAAAtttaaatgagtttgaaataaTCGTATTTTATGTATTAATTATATCAATGCGGACTGTTAAACTTgcttaattagtttaaaattttttaaaacatgattaattaattgtattattattcatttgtATAACACATGATTCGTTTATTACTCATTTATTTTGTAAGATAAATACATTTAGTATgaagttaaaatttatttattgattaatataaatattaatatttttatgatgatTCAGATTTATtaatgttgaattttattatctttcataaatattatgatatttataatatttttattgtaaacttgaataaaataattatattttaaattatatatattttaatttaatcatgttaaTAGTGTAAACAAGTTATAAATGGTATAAGTTTTAATTGTGTTGTATAAATTTAATTCGACTCGTTTTATAAATGTGCTGACGTTTACCATGTTatattacaaattaattaaattaatttatgtatatgtttaaaattttattaagattaattaattatgtcaggtttgtatttatttatataattatttatattatttacttAAATGATACtgttaaaacataaaaatacaaattactaaatctaattttaataaaaaaaatatgtatgaacattgtctcactttatttatttcttttgtttaattttgtggttgaaaataattttaaatccCTTTGGtagaaaagaagaagtaaaaaaaataaaacaacaaaaaatcaattagaaaGAGCcttatttatctaaaatttaactaattatattaatataattaattaattttaatatttgatgtATGACTCAAACACTAAAAAAATGGTTAATTAAAGATATGGATGGATTTAATACTTTTACCGAATATCTTTCCatgcaagaaaacaagagctTAAAGAAAGGAGTAGTTAAGGCAATTCAAGTTGGGTTCCGCCCAAACCCTAATCCAAAACCGGTAATAAACGCAGGCAGCAACGCCGGGTGTAAGCGAAGGACAGGGAACAGGCACTTCAGTCCGTGCCGTGCAGCAGCAACGCCACGTGGACTCCAAAAAACGATAGCATCCCCCTGTCCTTTGGTGACGTGTATCCATAACCGTAGCCTCCCTATATATATCCCTTTCTCTCTCGGGCCTTCTTTTTAACTCTCATCCATTTCCGCTCTCCTTCTTTCTTTATAACCGATTTCCGACCCGAATCTTGGATCCAACTCTTTGCCTTGAGCCCgaccttttttctttgatcTAGGGCTCCTATTTTGGatcttctccttctttttcCCTCGCCGTTTATTAGGGGGACTCCAACCTGAGGTCGGATTAAGAGATCCGATTTACTTCTGTCTTGGCTTGAGATCCGGGCCACGAACAGAAGGATCGGATTCGGATTCTCagttcatttttctttaatcgAGTTGACACAAAAATCAGGTATTTTCGCTCATTCTTATCCTTTTCTGTGCTTTCTTTTTGGTAGGTTTTGTCGTAGTCGTCATGTTTGGTTGCCGGGAAAATGGTgggaaaataaaggaaaacagAGTGCTGAATGTAACCGTTACAAGTTGTGATAAAACACCATTTTTTATCTATCTTAGTTGAGATGAGATTTTATTGCGTTTAACAGTTATTTCTTCGCTgcttttaaaactttttcactgctcAGATTGCTTTAATTAACTGTTTAActgaattaaatatttgtttttgcgAAAACAGTGTAATCCAAGAGAAAGTAATTAACGCTAActcttagttttctttttaaaaaaaaaaaattagaaggtATATAGAGTAAATGGCGTCCAGTGAGGGATTTCTTACGGATGAACAAAGGGAAATGCTGAAAATAGCGAGTCAGAATGTGGAGACTGCGTTACCATCTC
This window encodes:
- the LOC18605020 gene encoding pentatricopeptide repeat-containing protein At5g50280, chloroplastic, translating into MSLTQQTLSSSNPFIFHTHFLNNHPSKPPLFLSTSKSFPSFSISATPPPPTPHSSSPIFLPFLQEPQQQELETENPKSQELGKEEDDVKDPIIRFFKSRPSTPDPPRQGKFSLQKNRRSSWHLAPDIRSLPDPESDSDPEPDGENIFSEAKQHLDSTPEDSTELPVGIVGDIVRIAKNLPENSTLGELLGGYQGKVSQKECLEVLVLMGKEGLVLGCLYFFEWMGLQEPLLVTPRACSVLFPVLGRAGMGDKLMVLFRNLPQSRVFRDVHVYNATISGLLCSKRYDDAWKVYEAMEANNVQPDHVTCSIMITIMRKTGRSAKDAWEFFERMNRKGVKWSPEVLGAIIKSFCDEGLKHEALIIQSEMEKKGVPSNAIVYNTLMDAYSKSNQIEEVEGLFAEMKAKGLVPTSATFNILMDAYSRRMQPEIVENLLLEMQDMGLKPDAKSYTCLISAYGRQKKMSDKAADAFLRMKKVGVKPTSHSYTSLIHAYSISGWHEKAYTAFENMLREGLKLSIETYTTLLDAFRRAGDTQILMKIWKLMISEKVEGTRVTFNILLDGFAKQGQYIEARDVISEFGKIGLQPTLMTYNMLMNAYARGGQHQKLPQLLKEMAALNLKPDSVTYSTMIYAFVRVRDFKRAFYYHKQMVKSGQVPDVKSYEKLRAILDVKAAKKNKKDRSAILGIINSKMGMVKAKRKTKKDELWKNKKRHHKTPDVAHGGRQ